One segment of Prionailurus bengalensis isolate Pbe53 chromosome X, Fcat_Pben_1.1_paternal_pri, whole genome shotgun sequence DNA contains the following:
- the HCFC1 gene encoding host cell factor 1 isoform X8, whose amino-acid sequence MAWETILMDTLEDNIPRARAGHCAVAINTRLYIWSGRDGYRKAWNNQVCCKDLWYLETEKPPPPARVQLVRANTNSLEVSWGAVATADSYLLQLQKYDIPATAATAASPTPNPVPSVPANPPKSPAPAAAAPAVQPLTQVGITLLPQAAAAPPTTTAIQVLPTVPGSSISVPTAARTQGVPAVLKVTGPQATTGTPLVTMRPASQAGKAPVTVTSLPAGVRMVVPTQSAQGTVIGSSPQMSGMAALAAAAAATQKIPPSSAPTVLSVPAGTTIVKTVAVTPGTTTLPATVKVASSPVMVSNPATRMLKTAAAQVGTSVSSAANTSTRPIITVHKSGTVTVAQQAQVVTTVVGGVTKTITLVKSPISVPGGSALISNLGKVMSVVQTKPVQTSAVTGQASTGPVTQIIQTKGPLPAGTILKLVTSADGKPTTIITTTQASGAGTKPTILGISSVSPSTTKPGTTTIIKTIPMSAIITQAGATGVTSSPGIKSPITIITTKVMTSGTGAPAKIITAVPKIATGHGQQGVTQVVLKGAPGQPGTILRTVPMGGVRLVTPVTVSAVKPAVTTLVVKGTTGVTTLGTVTGTVSTSLAGAGGHSTSASLATPITTLGTIATLSSQVINPTAITVSAAQTTLTAAGGLTTPTITMQPVSQPTQVTLITAPSGVEAQPVHDLPVSILASPTTEQPTATVTIADSGQGEVQPGTVTLVCSNPPCETHETGTTNTATTTVVANLGGQPQPTQVQFVCDRQEAAASLVASTVGQQNGSVVRVCSNPPCETHETGTTHTATTATSNMAGQHGCSNPPCETHETGTTSTATTAVSSIGAGQQRDLRRACVAGTAPAVVRVGMAAGVSEGAQGSVKASCQTRQTGVTGTAMTVLATGAPCSAGPLLGPALAVEAGGRGATFVQLAAVSGQVRPSGPVAGLSQLASVGRQPEAHHTHTTNTPTTVRSAMGAGEPGEARGTPTPAYESSASGAVTVTALEALLCPSATASQVCSDPPCETHDTGTTHTATTSNAGSAQRVCSNPPCETHETGTTHTPTTATSNGGAGQPEGGQQPPAGRPCETHQTTSTGTTMSVGVGTLLPVESGLEVAAPPSIAPQAAASLLAPFPTQRVCSNPPCETHETGTTHTATTVTSNMSSNQDPPPAASDQGDVESTQGDSVNITSSSAVTTTVSSTLTRAVTTVTQSTPVPGPSVPKISSMTEATPGALTTEVPIPATITVTIANTETSDMPFSAVDILQPPEELQASPGPRQQLPPRQLLQPASTPLMGESAEVLSASQTPELQAAVDLSGTGDPSSGQEPASSAVVATVVVQPPPPTQSEVDQLSLPQELMAEAQAGTTTLMVTGLTPEELAVTAAAEAAAQAAATEEAQALAIQAVLQAAQQAVMAGTGEPMDTSEAAAAVTQAELGHLSAEGQEGQATTIPIVLTQQELAALVQQQQQLQEAQAQQHHHLPTEALAPADSLNDPAIESNCLNELAAAVPNTVALLPSTATESLAPSNTFVAPQPVVVASPAKLQAAATLTEVANGIESLGVKPDLPPPPSKAPVKKENQWFDVGVIKGTNVMVTHYFLPPDDAVPSDDDSGAVPDYSQLKKQELQPGTAYKFRVAGVNACGRGPFSEISAFKTCLPGFPGAPCAIKISKSPDGAHLTWEPPSVTSGKIIEYSVYLAIQSSQAGGEPKSSAPAQLAFMRVYCGPSPSCLVQSSSLSNAHIDYTTKPAIIFRIAARNEKGYGPATQVRWLQETSKDSSGAKPASKRPMSSPEMKSAPKKSKADGQ is encoded by the exons ATGGCCTGGGAGACCATCCTGATGGACACGCTGGAGGACAATATTCCCCGGGCCCGAGCCGGCCACTGTGCCGTAGCCATCAACACCCGCCTGTACATTTGGAGTGGGCGCGACGGCTACCGAAAGGCCTGGAACAACCAGGTCTGCTGCAAGGACCTGTGGTACCTGGAGACAG AAAAGCCACCACCCCCGGCCCGGGTACAGCTGGTACGAGCCAACACCAATTCCCTGGAGGTGAGCTGGGGGGCCGTGGCGACAGCCGACAGTTACCTTCTGCAGCTCCAGAAATATGACATTCCCGCCACGGCCGCTACTGCCGCCTCCCCCACGCCCAATCCGGTCCCGTCTGTGCCCGCCAACCCTCCCAAGAGCCCCGCCCCGGCAGCAGCCGCACCTGCCGTGCAGCCGCTGACCCAGGTAGGCATCACGCTCCTGCCCCAGGCTGCTGCCGCGCCCCCGACCACCACCGCCATCCAGGTCTTGCCGACGGTACCCGGCAGCTCAATCTCCGTGCCCACGGCGGCCAGGACTCAAG GCGTCCCTGCTGTTCTCAAAGTCACCGGTCCTCAGGCCACGACAGGAACCCCGCTGGTCACCATGCGACCTGCCAGCCAGGCTGGGAAAGCCCCCGTCACCGTGACCTCCCTTCCTGCAGGCGTGCGAATGGTTGTGCCGACGCAGAGTGCCCAGGGCACG GTGATTGGCAGCAGCCCGCAGATGAGCGGCATGGCCGCGCTGGCAGCTGCAGCTGCCGCCACCCAGAAGATCCCGCCCTCGTCAGCGCCCACGGTGCTGAGTGTCCCAGCAGGCACGACCATCGTCAAAACCGTGGCTGTGACGCCAGGCACCACCACCCTCCCGGCTACTGTAAAGGTGGCCTCCTCGCCGGTCATG GTGAGCAACCCGGCCACTCGGATGCTGAAGACTGCGGCCGCCCAGGTGGGGACGTCTGTCTCCTCTGCTGCCAACACATCCACCCGCCCCATCATCACGGTGCATAAGTCGGGAACTGTGACAGTGGCCCAGCAAGCCCAGGTGGTGACCACAGTGGTGGGTGGAGTCACCAAGACCATCACCCTGGTGAAGAGCCCCATCTCTGTCCCAGgaggcagtgctctg ATTTCCAACCTGGGCAAGGTGATGTCAGTGGTTCAGACCAAACCGGTTCAGACTTCAGCGGTCACAGGCCAGGCATCTACAGGCCCGGTGACTCAGATCATCCAG ACCAAAGGGCCCCTGCCGGCCGGGACCATCCTGAAGCTGGTAACCTCCGCGGACGGCAAgcccaccaccatcatcactaccACGCAGGCCAGCGGGGCCGGGACTAAGCCCACCATCCTGGGCATCAGCAGCGTGTCCCCGAGCACCACCAAGCCGGGCACGACCACCATCATCAAGACCATCCCCATGTCGGCCATCATCACGCAGGCCGGCGCCACAG GTGTGACCAGCAGTCCGGGCATCAAGTCCCccatcaccattatcaccacCAAGGTGATGACTTCAGGAACCGGAGCGCCTGCCAAAATCATCACAGCTGTCCCTAAAATCGCCACTGGCCACGGGCAGCAAGGAGTGACCCAG GTGGTGCTAAAGGGGGCCCCCGGACAGCCGGGCACCATCCTCCGCACCGTGCCCATGGGGGGTGTCCGCCTGGTCACCCCCGTCACCGTCTCTGCCGTCAAGCCAGCAGTCACCACGTTGGTTGTGAAGGGCACCACAG GCGTCACGACCCTGGGCACAGTGACAGGCACCGTCTCCACCAGCCTTGCCGGAGCTGGGGGCCACAGTACCAGCGCCTCCCTGGCCACGCCCATCACCACGTTGGGCACCATCGCCACCCTCTCAAGCCAAGTGATCAACCCCACCGCCATCACCGTGTCGGCTGCGCAGACCACGCTGACGGCGGCCGGCGGGctcaccacccccaccatcaccatGCAG CCTGTCTCCCAGCCTACCCAGGTGACGCTCATCACGGCGCCCAGTGGAGTCGAGGCCCAGCCCGTGCATGACCTCCCTGTGTCCATTCTGGCCTCGCCCACCACAGAACAGCCCACGGCCACGGTCACCATCGCCGATTCAGGCCAGGGTGAGGTGCAGCCGGGCACCGTGACTCTGGTCTGCTCCAACCCGCCCTGCGAGACCCACGAGACGGGCACCACCAACACAGCCACCACCACCGTCGTGGCTAACCTCGGGGGGCAGCCGCAGCCCACCCAAGTGCAGTTCGTCTGTGACAGACAGGAGGCGGCTGCTTCTCTCGTGGCCTCGACGGTGGGGCAGCAGAACGGCAGCGTGGTTCGCGTCTGCTCCAACCCGCCGTGCGAGACCCACGAGACGGGCACCACACACACGGCCACCACCGCCACGTCCAACATGGCTGGGCAGCACGGCTGCTCCAACCCGCCGTGCGAGACCCACGAGACCGGCACCACCAGCACCGCCACCACCGCTGTGTCGAGCATCGGCGCCGGCCAGCAGCGAGACCTCCGCCGTGCCTGCGTGGCCGGCACCGCTCCTGCCGTGGTCCGGGTCGGCATGGCCGCCGGGGTGTCGGAGGGAGCCCAGGGCTCCGTCAAGGCCTCGTGCCAAACCCGCCAGACCGGCGTGACCGGTACCGCCATGACTGTGCTGGCCACCGGGGCCCCATGCTCGGCCGGCCCGCTCCTTGGGCCGGCCCTGGCGGTGGAGGCCGGTGGCCGCGGCGCCACCTTCGTGCAGCTGGCCGCCGTGAGTGGCCAGGTCAGACCCAGCGGCCCCGTGGCCGGCTTGAGTCAGCTGGCGTCCGTGGGGCGCCAGCCGGAGGCTCATCACACCCACACGACCAACACCCCCACCACGGTCCGCTCCGCCATGGGTGCCGGAGAACCCGGCGAGGCACGGGGGACCCCCACACCCGCGTACGAGAGCTCGGCCAGTGGCGCCGTGACTGTGACGGCCCTGGAGGCGCTGCTGTGCCCCTCGGCCACCGCGAGCCAAGTCTGCTCCGACCCGCCGTGCGAGACCCATGACACGGGCACCACCCACACCGCCACTACCTCGAATGCCGGCAGCGCCCAGCGGGTCTGCTCCAACCCGCCCTGCGAGACCCATGAGACGGGCACCACCCACACGCCCACCACGGCCACGTCCAACGGGGGTGCGGGCCAGCCTGAGGGCGGGCAGCAGCCCCCCGCCGGCCGCCCCTGCGAGACACACCAGACCACGTCCACCGGTACCACCATGTCGGTCGGTGTGGGCACCTTGCTCCCCGTGGAGTCCGGCTTGGAGGTGGCGGCGCCTCCCTCCATCGCCCCCCAGGCTGCTGCTTCGTTGCTGGCTCCTTTCCCGACGCAGAGGGTGTGCTCCAACCCCCCTTGTGAGACGCACGAGACGGGCACCACACACACGGCCACCACCGTCACCTCGAACATGAGCTCAAACCAAG ATCCCCCACCAGCCGCCAGTGACCAGGGAGACGTGGAGAGCACCCAGGGCGACAGCGTGAACATCACCAGCTCCAGTGCCGTTACGACAACCGTGTCCTCCACACTGACGAGGGCTGTGACCACTGTGACACAGTCCACCCCGGTCCCGGGCCCCTCGGTACCG AAGATCTCATCAATGACTGAGGCTACCCCAGGGGCTCTGACCACCGAAGTCCCCATCCCAGCCACGATAACAGTGACCATAGCCAACACAGAAACTTCTGACATGCCCTTCTCTGCTGTTGACATCCTGCAGCCCCCAGAGGAACTCCAGGCCTCGCCAGGGCCCCGCCAGCAGCTTCCGCCACGGCAGCTCCTGCAACCCGCCTCCACGCCCCTGATGGGGGAGTCCGCCGAGGTCCTGTCAGCCTCCCAGACCCCTGAGCTCCAAGCTGCCGTGGATCTGAGCGGTACAGGGGACCCGTCTTCGGGCCAGGAGCCCGCCAGCTCCGCCGTGGTGGCCACTGTGGTGGTCCAGCCGCCCCCGCCTACGCAGTCTGAAGTAGACCAGCTGTCGCTTCCTCAAGAGCTGATGGCCGAGGCCCAGGCAGGCACCACCACCCTCATGGTGACGGGGCTCACCCCCGAGGAGCTGGCGGTCACCGCTGCCGCTGAAGCAGCCGCCCAGGCTGCAGCCACCGAGGAGGCCCAGGCCCTGGCCATCCAGGCGGTGCTCCAGGCTGCGCAGCAGGCCGTCATGG CAGGCACCGGGGAGCCCATGGACACGTCTGAGGCGGCGGCGGCCGTGACGCAGGCCGAGCTGGGCCACCTGTCCGCCGAGGGCCAGGAGGGCCAGGCCACCACCATCCCCATCGTGCTGACGCAGCAGGAGCTGGCCGCTCTGgtgcagcaacagcagcagctgcAGGAGGCACAGGCCCAGCAGCACCACCACCTGCCCACCGAGGCCCTGGCGCCTGCCGACAGCCTCAACGACCCGGCCATCGAGAGCAACTGCCTCAACGAGCTGGCCGCCGCCGTCCCCAACACCGTGGCCCTGCTGCCCTCCACGGCCACTGAGA GCCTGGCTCCGTCCAACACGTTTGTGGCCCCCCAGCCGGTCGTGGTAGCCAGCCCTGCCAAACTACAGGCCGCGGCGACCCTGACTGAAGTGGCCAATGGCATCGAGTCCCTGGGCGTG aAGCCAGACTTACCGCCCCCGCCCAGCAAAGCCCCTGTGAAGAAGGAGAACCAGTGGTTCGACGTGGGCGTCATTAAGGGTACCAATGTAATGGTGACACACTATTTCCTGCCACCAGACGATGCCGTCCCATCTGAC GATGACTCGGGCGCCGTCCCCGACTACAGCCAGCTGAAGAAACAGGAGCTGCAGCCGGGCACGGCCTACAAGTTCCGTGTCGCTGGGGTCAACGCCTGCGGCCGGGGGCCCTTCAGCGAGATCTCTGCTTTCAAGACGTGTCTGCCCGGCTTCCCGGGGGCTCCCTGTGCCATTAAAATCAGCAAA AGTCCAGATGGTGCTCACCTCACCTGGGAGCCGCCGTCCGTGACGTCCGGCAAGATCATCGAGTACTCGGTGTACCTGGCCATCCAGAGCTCGCAGGCCGGTGGCGAGCCCAAGAGCTCTGCCCCGGCCCAGCTGGCCTTCATGCGGGTGTACTGCgggcccagcccctcctgctTGGTGCAGTCGTCCAGCCTCTCCAACGCCCACATTGACTACACCACCAAGCCCGCCATCATCTTCCGCATCGCCGCCCGCAACGAGAAGGGCTACGGCCCTGCCACCCAAGTCAGGTGGCTGCAAG AAACCAGTAAAGACAGCTCCGGCGCCAAGCCAGCCAGCAAGCGGCCCATGTCCTCTCCGGAAAT gAAATCCGCTCCAAAGAAATCTAAGGCAGATGGTCAGTGA
- the HCFC1 gene encoding host cell factor 1 isoform X7, with amino-acid sequence MSGCRLGDLWTLDIETLTWNKPSLSGVAPLPRSLHSATTIGNKMYVFGGWVPLVMDDVKVATHEKEWKCTNTLACLNLDTMAWETILMDTLEDNIPRARAGHCAVAINTRLYIWSGRDGYRKAWNNQVCCKDLWYLETEKPPPPARVQLVRANTNSLEVSWGAVATADSYLLQLQKYDIPATAATAASPTPNPVPSVPANPPKSPAPAAAAPAVQPLTQVGITLLPQAAAAPPTTTAIQVLPTVPGSSISVPTAARTQGVPAVLKVTGPQATTGTPLVTMRPASQAGKAPVTVTSLPAGVRMVVPTQSAQGTVIGSSPQMSGMAALAAAAAATQKIPPSSAPTVLSVPAGTTIVKTVAVTPGTTTLPATVKVASSPVMVSNPATRMLKTAAAQVGTSVSSAANTSTRPIITVHKSGTVTVAQQAQVVTTVVGGVTKTITLVKSPISVPGGSALISNLGKVMSVVQTKPVQTSAVTGQASTGPVTQIIQTKGPLPAGTILKLVTSADGKPTTIITTTQASGAGTKPTILGISSVSPSTTKPGTTTIIKTIPMSAIITQAGATGVTSSPGIKSPITIITTKVMTSGTGAPAKIITAVPKIATGHGQQGVTQVVLKGAPGQPGTILRTVPMGGVRLVTPVTVSAVKPAVTTLVVKGTTGVTTLGTVTGTVSTSLAGAGGHSTSASLATPITTLGTIATLSSQVINPTAITVSAAQTTLTAAGGLTTPTITMQPVSQPTQVTLITAPSGVEAQPVHDLPVSILASPTTEQPTATVTIADSGQGEVQPGTVTLVCSNPPCETHETGTTNTATTTVVANLGGQPQPTQVQFVCDRQEAAASLVASTVGQQNGSVVRVCSNPPCETHETGTTHTATTATSNMAGQHGCSNPPCETHETGTTSTATTAVSSIGAGQQRDLRRACVAGTAPAVVRVGMAAGVSEGAQGSVKASCQTRQTGVTGTAMTVLATGAPCSAGPLLGPALAVEAGGRGATFVQLAAVSGQVRPSGPVAGLSQLASVGRQPEAHHTHTTNTPTTVRSAMGAGEPGEARGTPTPAYESSASGAVTVTALEALLCPSATASQVCSDPPCETHDTGTTHTATTSNAGSAQRVCSNPPCETHETGTTHTPTTATSNGGAGQPEGGQQPPAGRPCETHQTTSTGTTMSVGVGTLLPVESGLEVAAPPSIAPQAAASLLAPFPTQRVCSNPPCETHETGTTHTATTVTSNMSSNQDPPPAASDQGDVESTQGDSVNITSSSAVTTTVSSTLTRAVTTVTQSTPVPGPSVPKISSMTEATPGALTTEVPIPATITVTIANTETSDMPFSAVDILQPPEELQASPGPRQQLPPRQLLQPASTPLMGESAEVLSASQTPELQAAVDLSGTGDPSSGQEPASSAVVATVVVQPPPPTQSEVDQLSLPQELMAEAQAGTTTLMVTGLTPEELAVTAAAEAAAQAAATEEAQALAIQAVLQAAQQAVMAGTGEPMDTSEAAAAVTQAELGHLSAEGQEGQATTIPIVLTQQELAALVQQQQQLQEAQAQQHHHLPTEALAPADSLNDPAIESNCLNELAAAVPNTVALLPSTATESLAPSNTFVAPQPVVVASPAKLQAAATLTEVANGIESLGVKPDLPPPPSKAPVKKENQWFDVGVIKGTNVMVTHYFLPPDDAVPSDDDSGAVPDYSQLKKQELQPGTAYKFRVAGVNACGRGPFSEISAFKTCLPGFPGAPCAIKISKSPDGAHLTWEPPSVTSGKIIEYSVYLAIQSSQAGGEPKSSAPAQLAFMRVYCGPSPSCLVQSSSLSNAHIDYTTKPAIIFRIAARNEKGYGPATQVRWLQETSKDSSGAKPASKRPMSSPEMKSAPKKSKADGQ; translated from the exons ATGAGCGGCTGCAGGCTGGGGGACCTTTGGACCTTGGATATCG AGACTCTGACGTGGAACAAGCCCAGTCTCAGCGGGGTGGCGCCTCTTCCCCGGAGTCTTCACTCAGCCACGACCATAGGAAACAA AATGTACGTGTTTGGTGGCTGGGTGCCTCTCGTCATGGATGACGTCAAAGTGGCCACACACGAGAAGGAGTGGAAGTGTACCAACACACTGGCTTGTCTCAACCTGG ATACCATGGCCTGGGAGACCATCCTGATGGACACGCTGGAGGACAATATTCCCCGGGCCCGAGCCGGCCACTGTGCCGTAGCCATCAACACCCGCCTGTACATTTGGAGTGGGCGCGACGGCTACCGAAAGGCCTGGAACAACCAGGTCTGCTGCAAGGACCTGTGGTACCTGGAGACAG AAAAGCCACCACCCCCGGCCCGGGTACAGCTGGTACGAGCCAACACCAATTCCCTGGAGGTGAGCTGGGGGGCCGTGGCGACAGCCGACAGTTACCTTCTGCAGCTCCAGAAATATGACATTCCCGCCACGGCCGCTACTGCCGCCTCCCCCACGCCCAATCCGGTCCCGTCTGTGCCCGCCAACCCTCCCAAGAGCCCCGCCCCGGCAGCAGCCGCACCTGCCGTGCAGCCGCTGACCCAGGTAGGCATCACGCTCCTGCCCCAGGCTGCTGCCGCGCCCCCGACCACCACCGCCATCCAGGTCTTGCCGACGGTACCCGGCAGCTCAATCTCCGTGCCCACGGCGGCCAGGACTCAAG GCGTCCCTGCTGTTCTCAAAGTCACCGGTCCTCAGGCCACGACAGGAACCCCGCTGGTCACCATGCGACCTGCCAGCCAGGCTGGGAAAGCCCCCGTCACCGTGACCTCCCTTCCTGCAGGCGTGCGAATGGTTGTGCCGACGCAGAGTGCCCAGGGCACG GTGATTGGCAGCAGCCCGCAGATGAGCGGCATGGCCGCGCTGGCAGCTGCAGCTGCCGCCACCCAGAAGATCCCGCCCTCGTCAGCGCCCACGGTGCTGAGTGTCCCAGCAGGCACGACCATCGTCAAAACCGTGGCTGTGACGCCAGGCACCACCACCCTCCCGGCTACTGTAAAGGTGGCCTCCTCGCCGGTCATG GTGAGCAACCCGGCCACTCGGATGCTGAAGACTGCGGCCGCCCAGGTGGGGACGTCTGTCTCCTCTGCTGCCAACACATCCACCCGCCCCATCATCACGGTGCATAAGTCGGGAACTGTGACAGTGGCCCAGCAAGCCCAGGTGGTGACCACAGTGGTGGGTGGAGTCACCAAGACCATCACCCTGGTGAAGAGCCCCATCTCTGTCCCAGgaggcagtgctctg ATTTCCAACCTGGGCAAGGTGATGTCAGTGGTTCAGACCAAACCGGTTCAGACTTCAGCGGTCACAGGCCAGGCATCTACAGGCCCGGTGACTCAGATCATCCAG ACCAAAGGGCCCCTGCCGGCCGGGACCATCCTGAAGCTGGTAACCTCCGCGGACGGCAAgcccaccaccatcatcactaccACGCAGGCCAGCGGGGCCGGGACTAAGCCCACCATCCTGGGCATCAGCAGCGTGTCCCCGAGCACCACCAAGCCGGGCACGACCACCATCATCAAGACCATCCCCATGTCGGCCATCATCACGCAGGCCGGCGCCACAG GTGTGACCAGCAGTCCGGGCATCAAGTCCCccatcaccattatcaccacCAAGGTGATGACTTCAGGAACCGGAGCGCCTGCCAAAATCATCACAGCTGTCCCTAAAATCGCCACTGGCCACGGGCAGCAAGGAGTGACCCAG GTGGTGCTAAAGGGGGCCCCCGGACAGCCGGGCACCATCCTCCGCACCGTGCCCATGGGGGGTGTCCGCCTGGTCACCCCCGTCACCGTCTCTGCCGTCAAGCCAGCAGTCACCACGTTGGTTGTGAAGGGCACCACAG GCGTCACGACCCTGGGCACAGTGACAGGCACCGTCTCCACCAGCCTTGCCGGAGCTGGGGGCCACAGTACCAGCGCCTCCCTGGCCACGCCCATCACCACGTTGGGCACCATCGCCACCCTCTCAAGCCAAGTGATCAACCCCACCGCCATCACCGTGTCGGCTGCGCAGACCACGCTGACGGCGGCCGGCGGGctcaccacccccaccatcaccatGCAG CCTGTCTCCCAGCCTACCCAGGTGACGCTCATCACGGCGCCCAGTGGAGTCGAGGCCCAGCCCGTGCATGACCTCCCTGTGTCCATTCTGGCCTCGCCCACCACAGAACAGCCCACGGCCACGGTCACCATCGCCGATTCAGGCCAGGGTGAGGTGCAGCCGGGCACCGTGACTCTGGTCTGCTCCAACCCGCCCTGCGAGACCCACGAGACGGGCACCACCAACACAGCCACCACCACCGTCGTGGCTAACCTCGGGGGGCAGCCGCAGCCCACCCAAGTGCAGTTCGTCTGTGACAGACAGGAGGCGGCTGCTTCTCTCGTGGCCTCGACGGTGGGGCAGCAGAACGGCAGCGTGGTTCGCGTCTGCTCCAACCCGCCGTGCGAGACCCACGAGACGGGCACCACACACACGGCCACCACCGCCACGTCCAACATGGCTGGGCAGCACGGCTGCTCCAACCCGCCGTGCGAGACCCACGAGACCGGCACCACCAGCACCGCCACCACCGCTGTGTCGAGCATCGGCGCCGGCCAGCAGCGAGACCTCCGCCGTGCCTGCGTGGCCGGCACCGCTCCTGCCGTGGTCCGGGTCGGCATGGCCGCCGGGGTGTCGGAGGGAGCCCAGGGCTCCGTCAAGGCCTCGTGCCAAACCCGCCAGACCGGCGTGACCGGTACCGCCATGACTGTGCTGGCCACCGGGGCCCCATGCTCGGCCGGCCCGCTCCTTGGGCCGGCCCTGGCGGTGGAGGCCGGTGGCCGCGGCGCCACCTTCGTGCAGCTGGCCGCCGTGAGTGGCCAGGTCAGACCCAGCGGCCCCGTGGCCGGCTTGAGTCAGCTGGCGTCCGTGGGGCGCCAGCCGGAGGCTCATCACACCCACACGACCAACACCCCCACCACGGTCCGCTCCGCCATGGGTGCCGGAGAACCCGGCGAGGCACGGGGGACCCCCACACCCGCGTACGAGAGCTCGGCCAGTGGCGCCGTGACTGTGACGGCCCTGGAGGCGCTGCTGTGCCCCTCGGCCACCGCGAGCCAAGTCTGCTCCGACCCGCCGTGCGAGACCCATGACACGGGCACCACCCACACCGCCACTACCTCGAATGCCGGCAGCGCCCAGCGGGTCTGCTCCAACCCGCCCTGCGAGACCCATGAGACGGGCACCACCCACACGCCCACCACGGCCACGTCCAACGGGGGTGCGGGCCAGCCTGAGGGCGGGCAGCAGCCCCCCGCCGGCCGCCCCTGCGAGACACACCAGACCACGTCCACCGGTACCACCATGTCGGTCGGTGTGGGCACCTTGCTCCCCGTGGAGTCCGGCTTGGAGGTGGCGGCGCCTCCCTCCATCGCCCCCCAGGCTGCTGCTTCGTTGCTGGCTCCTTTCCCGACGCAGAGGGTGTGCTCCAACCCCCCTTGTGAGACGCACGAGACGGGCACCACACACACGGCCACCACCGTCACCTCGAACATGAGCTCAAACCAAG ATCCCCCACCAGCCGCCAGTGACCAGGGAGACGTGGAGAGCACCCAGGGCGACAGCGTGAACATCACCAGCTCCAGTGCCGTTACGACAACCGTGTCCTCCACACTGACGAGGGCTGTGACCACTGTGACACAGTCCACCCCGGTCCCGGGCCCCTCGGTACCG AAGATCTCATCAATGACTGAGGCTACCCCAGGGGCTCTGACCACCGAAGTCCCCATCCCAGCCACGATAACAGTGACCATAGCCAACACAGAAACTTCTGACATGCCCTTCTCTGCTGTTGACATCCTGCAGCCCCCAGAGGAACTCCAGGCCTCGCCAGGGCCCCGCCAGCAGCTTCCGCCACGGCAGCTCCTGCAACCCGCCTCCACGCCCCTGATGGGGGAGTCCGCCGAGGTCCTGTCAGCCTCCCAGACCCCTGAGCTCCAAGCTGCCGTGGATCTGAGCGGTACAGGGGACCCGTCTTCGGGCCAGGAGCCCGCCAGCTCCGCCGTGGTGGCCACTGTGGTGGTCCAGCCGCCCCCGCCTACGCAGTCTGAAGTAGACCAGCTGTCGCTTCCTCAAGAGCTGATGGCCGAGGCCCAGGCAGGCACCACCACCCTCATGGTGACGGGGCTCACCCCCGAGGAGCTGGCGGTCACCGCTGCCGCTGAAGCAGCCGCCCAGGCTGCAGCCACCGAGGAGGCCCAGGCCCTGGCCATCCAGGCGGTGCTCCAGGCTGCGCAGCAGGCCGTCATGG CAGGCACCGGGGAGCCCATGGACACGTCTGAGGCGGCGGCGGCCGTGACGCAGGCCGAGCTGGGCCACCTGTCCGCCGAGGGCCAGGAGGGCCAGGCCACCACCATCCCCATCGTGCTGACGCAGCAGGAGCTGGCCGCTCTGgtgcagcaacagcagcagctgcAGGAGGCACAGGCCCAGCAGCACCACCACCTGCCCACCGAGGCCCTGGCGCCTGCCGACAGCCTCAACGACCCGGCCATCGAGAGCAACTGCCTCAACGAGCTGGCCGCCGCCGTCCCCAACACCGTGGCCCTGCTGCCCTCCACGGCCACTGAGA GCCTGGCTCCGTCCAACACGTTTGTGGCCCCCCAGCCGGTCGTGGTAGCCAGCCCTGCCAAACTACAGGCCGCGGCGACCCTGACTGAAGTGGCCAATGGCATCGAGTCCCTGGGCGTG aAGCCAGACTTACCGCCCCCGCCCAGCAAAGCCCCTGTGAAGAAGGAGAACCAGTGGTTCGACGTGGGCGTCATTAAGGGTACCAATGTAATGGTGACACACTATTTCCTGCCACCAGACGATGCCGTCCCATCTGAC GATGACTCGGGCGCCGTCCCCGACTACAGCCAGCTGAAGAAACAGGAGCTGCAGCCGGGCACGGCCTACAAGTTCCGTGTCGCTGGGGTCAACGCCTGCGGCCGGGGGCCCTTCAGCGAGATCTCTGCTTTCAAGACGTGTCTGCCCGGCTTCCCGGGGGCTCCCTGTGCCATTAAAATCAGCAAA AGTCCAGATGGTGCTCACCTCACCTGGGAGCCGCCGTCCGTGACGTCCGGCAAGATCATCGAGTACTCGGTGTACCTGGCCATCCAGAGCTCGCAGGCCGGTGGCGAGCCCAAGAGCTCTGCCCCGGCCCAGCTGGCCTTCATGCGGGTGTACTGCgggcccagcccctcctgctTGGTGCAGTCGTCCAGCCTCTCCAACGCCCACATTGACTACACCACCAAGCCCGCCATCATCTTCCGCATCGCCGCCCGCAACGAGAAGGGCTACGGCCCTGCCACCCAAGTCAGGTGGCTGCAAG AAACCAGTAAAGACAGCTCCGGCGCCAAGCCAGCCAGCAAGCGGCCCATGTCCTCTCCGGAAAT gAAATCCGCTCCAAAGAAATCTAAGGCAGATGGTCAGTGA